From Methanoculleus oceani, a single genomic window includes:
- a CDS encoding MEMAR_RS02690 family S-layer glycoprotein encodes MKSMTKLMIVAMVLVAALVVAPAAARTIDTSGTVIYVGEENLNFDLGVEVTSLSHFSGESEDNVIIVGTPFNLNAVDVDGVFGTYYVNGVLTGDSVIIRNPSVVLDVMLAQEGKTAAELRESVNSRTVTRTNDVVFKLTNNLIGFTQSTDVVAGTNNINIDVTLPGGGVTRQLAGVGLANIVANGTTFYSDEVALQNLEAGTYTAQAKWPSAADFYGKGFDSNTVTFELATKTLAITANKDNVVRGNSFTVTITGESLKTYYLFIREVGGLAEEEYPFIVAGQSGVADAPTITGASPVAANVTTNAGGTRSVQFNTNTTTDDRQYTIRVQDPVTNSTYDEVKVRVEQGDVTITASGTGVYYIGEEVTLSGTSTDNDTVFLFLTGPNLNSNGVMLTGMLDAVINGDASSFDTADVESDDTWSLKWNTGDIERSLDAGGYTIYAASRPVDKAHLSDAKYATASVQLRSGFITATSSGAVVAKGDDLTLTGTAQGDPGTVAVWVFGKNKQILAESATVEDDGSFEYDIDNTETFSAGQYFVVIQHPMMDKIFGIEPGTGDEEGWIVGADGSGFTAVNIARLQASDAATALITALDSPNIDDTYVKLTFVVEEAQIFIDAIGDKAAGSTFTITGTTNLAVGDTLNIEVTSAAFQPTSKSEASGFGSVAGVTEVQQGDGVNTWSFEVDGSSFKPDQYIVNVESIETDTTTTATFNVVEAVPTTQATPTTTATGEVTPTTTATTAATPTQSPGFGALIALAGLGAVAFLVLRRD; translated from the coding sequence ATGAAGAGTATGACAAAACTGATGATTGTCGCCATGGTCCTCGTGGCTGCGCTGGTCGTTGCACCGGCTGCAGCACGGACGATTGATACATCCGGCACAGTCATCTATGTAGGCGAAGAAAACCTTAACTTCGACTTAGGAGTAGAGGTCACGAGTCTTTCCCACTTCAGTGGCGAATCCGAGGACAATGTTATCATAGTAGGCACTCCGTTCAACCTGAATGCAGTTGACGTCGACGGCGTGTTCGGCACCTACTATGTGAACGGAGTCCTTACGGGTGACTCTGTCATCATCAGGAATCCCTCTGTGGTTCTCGATGTTATGCTGGCTCAGGAGGGCAAGACCGCGGCAGAGCTGAGAGAGTCCGTGAACAGCAGGACCGTCACGCGGACCAACGACGTGGTCTTCAAGCTGACCAACAACCTGATTGGTTTTACCCAGTCCACTGACGTCGTCGCTGGTACCAACAACATCAACATCGATGTTACCCTGCCCGGCGGCGGTGTGACCCGTCAGCTTGCCGGTGTGGGCCTGGCCAACATCGTTGCCAACGGCACGACCTTCTATTCCGATGAAGTCGCCCTGCAGAACCTCGAGGCCGGCACCTACACCGCTCAGGCAAAGTGGCCCAGCGCGGCTGACTTCTACGGCAAGGGCTTTGACTCCAACACCGTAACCTTCGAGCTCGCCACCAAGACGCTCGCCATCACGGCCAACAAGGACAACGTCGTCCGCGGCAACAGTTTCACCGTGACGATCACCGGCGAGTCCCTTAAGACCTACTACCTGTTTATCAGGGAAGTGGGTGGCCTCGCAGAGGAGGAGTACCCCTTCATTGTAGCGGGTCAGAGTGGCGTTGCTGATGCTCCCACTATCACCGGGGCCAGCCCCGTCGCAGCGAACGTTACGACCAACGCCGGCGGCACGCGGTCTGTCCAGTTCAACACCAACACGACGACCGACGACCGGCAGTACACCATCCGTGTCCAGGACCCGGTTACGAACTCCACCTACGACGAAGTCAAGGTGAGAGTTGAGCAGGGTGACGTCACCATCACGGCGTCCGGCACCGGTGTCTACTACATCGGCGAGGAAGTTACCCTCTCCGGTACCAGCACCGACAACGACACCGTCTTCCTCTTCCTGACCGGTCCGAACCTCAACAGCAACGGTGTCATGCTCACCGGTATGCTGGACGCTGTGATAAACGGCGATGCAAGCTCGTTCGACACGGCAGACGTTGAGAGTGACGACACCTGGTCGCTCAAGTGGAACACCGGCGACATCGAGAGATCTCTTGACGCCGGCGGCTACACGATCTACGCTGCCTCGAGACCCGTGGACAAGGCTCACCTCTCCGACGCCAAGTACGCCACGGCCTCCGTCCAGCTCCGGTCCGGATTCATCACCGCAACCTCGAGCGGCGCAGTCGTCGCGAAGGGTGACGACCTGACGCTCACCGGAACCGCACAGGGCGACCCCGGAACCGTTGCAGTCTGGGTCTTCGGCAAGAACAAGCAGATACTCGCCGAGTCCGCCACCGTTGAGGATGACGGCAGCTTCGAGTACGACATCGACAACACCGAGACCTTCTCTGCAGGCCAGTACTTCGTGGTCATCCAGCACCCGATGATGGACAAGATCTTCGGAATCGAGCCCGGTACGGGTGACGAAGAAGGATGGATCGTCGGCGCAGATGGCTCCGGCTTTACCGCGGTGAACATCGCACGGCTCCAGGCCTCCGATGCAGCGACCGCGCTGATCACCGCGCTTGACTCCCCGAACATTGACGACACCTACGTGAAGCTCACCTTCGTCGTCGAAGAGGCTCAGATCTTCATCGACGCGATCGGCGACAAGGCTGCGGGCAGCACGTTCACGATCACCGGCACGACCAACCTCGCTGTCGGCGACACGCTGAACATTGAGGTAACCTCCGCTGCGTTCCAGCCGACCTCCAAGAGCGAGGCCTCCGGCTTTGGCTCCGTTGCGGGCGTTACTGAAGTCCAGCAGGGCGACGGCGTGAACACCTGGTCCTTCGAAGTCGATGGATCCAGCTTCAAGCCCGACCAGTACATCGTCAACGTCGAGTCCATCGAGACCGACACGACCACGACCGCGACCTTCAACGTAGTCGAGGCAGTCCCGACAACTCAGGCTACCCCGACCACGACCGCGACCGGCGAGGTCACCCCGACCACCACCGCGACCACCGCGGCAACCCCGACCCAGTCCCCCGGATTCGGAGCACTCATTGCTCTGGCCGGCCTTGGTGCGGTTGCCTTCCTGGTCCTGCGTCGGGACTAA
- a CDS encoding thymidylate synthase, with product MRIIRAPTLARAHELAVRTVLEKGWVLDTENDEATIECEELALEVESPESVPMASPASRFQQRFLDAYAENLLHGSDAKFEYDYHRRLFDWGERLRVAPESEDVHVDQIAYIARKLAAAKNSRRAVAITWNPVVDENLDDCPCLQLVQCLLRDGKLQMKVVFRSNDILSAAGSNMYALVHLQKAIADRLGVPCGRYTHIALVPHVYYRRDLNDIEPFCKSGTEIRPVAEVCRACGKCPRSSGV from the coding sequence ATGCGGATCATTCGGGCCCCCACGCTCGCACGGGCACACGAACTGGCGGTCAGGACCGTCCTCGAGAAGGGATGGGTGCTGGATACCGAGAACGACGAGGCGACGATCGAGTGCGAGGAGCTCGCGCTCGAGGTGGAGTCACCGGAAAGCGTTCCCATGGCGAGCCCCGCCTCCCGGTTCCAGCAGCGGTTCCTGGACGCCTACGCCGAGAACCTCCTGCACGGCTCCGATGCAAAGTTCGAGTACGACTACCACCGGCGGCTCTTCGACTGGGGCGAACGACTCCGGGTCGCGCCGGAGAGCGAAGACGTCCACGTCGACCAGATCGCCTACATCGCCCGGAAACTCGCTGCCGCCAAAAACTCCCGGCGGGCGGTCGCGATCACATGGAACCCGGTCGTCGACGAGAACCTCGACGACTGCCCCTGCCTGCAGCTCGTCCAGTGCCTCCTCCGGGATGGGAAACTCCAGATGAAGGTCGTCTTCCGGAGCAACGACATCCTCTCCGCCGCCGGCTCCAATATGTATGCGCTCGTGCATCTCCAGAAGGCGATCGCGGACCGGCTCGGCGTGCCCTGCGGGCGCTACACGCATATCGCGCTCGTCCCCCACGTCTACTACCGCCGGGATCTCAACGACATCGAGCCGTTTTGCAAATCCGGTACAGAGATCCGGCCCGTTGCCGAGGTCTGCCGGGCCTGCGGGAAGTGCCCCCGCTCGTCCGGGGTATGA
- a CDS encoding TIM barrel protein: MTDYNLGCAVRLDDERLLALLAGLYEEGAIRHIQVQAVPLPRTLFRERLAAVAGAGIPSIVHAPHHGHGVNPCAPTAYDDRPAKEIEAYIEEAMSQALEAADTLGAETIVLHAGRYEPGGRFAAVEAFAAFLDRHADPRFALENLPAVYAGYPLLGNTAGELTALAGNRIGRFCLDFPHLACTANHRRLSFAGELERFESLDVALHHLSNIRSGSITDEHLELDHPDGGLDLAAVFARLRRHPDVPTTLEYKEDSADFYTRQVKVFAGLWEDRAGE, encoded by the coding sequence ATGACTGATTACAACCTCGGTTGCGCCGTGCGCCTCGACGACGAACGACTGCTCGCCCTGCTCGCGGGGCTCTACGAAGAGGGCGCAATCCGCCACATCCAGGTGCAGGCCGTCCCCCTGCCCCGGACCCTCTTCAGGGAGCGTCTTGCAGCGGTCGCCGGGGCCGGCATCCCTTCGATCGTCCACGCACCCCACCACGGCCACGGCGTCAACCCCTGCGCCCCCACCGCCTACGACGACCGGCCGGCGAAGGAGATCGAGGCGTATATTGAAGAGGCGATGAGCCAGGCCCTTGAAGCGGCCGACACCCTCGGCGCGGAGACGATCGTCCTCCACGCAGGCCGGTACGAACCCGGAGGACGCTTTGCCGCCGTGGAAGCATTCGCCGCGTTCCTCGACCGCCATGCCGACCCCCGGTTCGCCCTCGAGAACCTCCCTGCCGTCTACGCCGGCTACCCCCTCCTCGGCAACACCGCCGGGGAACTCACGGCTCTTGCCGGCAACAGGATCGGCCGGTTCTGCCTCGACTTCCCCCACCTCGCCTGCACCGCAAACCACCGGCGCCTCTCGTTCGCGGGGGAACTGGAACGGTTCGAGTCCCTCGACGTGGCCCTCCACCACCTCTCGAACATCAGAAGCGGCTCGATCACCGACGAGCACCTCGAACTCGACCACCCCGACGGCGGCCTCGACCTTGCGGCGGTCTTTGCCCGGCTCCGGCGGCACCCCGATGTGCCGACGACGCTCGAGTACAAGGAGGACTCGGCGGACTTCTACACCCGGCAGGTGAAGGTCTTTGCCGGGCTCTGGGAAGACCGTGCCGGGGAATGA
- a CDS encoding VWA domain-containing protein: MNETSWVTAGSGETATIMAWVLNVTPDGDALVPGVAVDFAVDSTYGSISPASVVTNSEGKATTFFTPGTRSGTAIITATVSYEGLDEPLTGSVEQQIDHAAANKIADLCYEPEVTAGETTEIVVLVVDRYGNPVDNRNVTENVNFMVGSPTGGAAFIDGTDEISVPVDADGNAVATLRVDAAAGENLVWIQPPAPIGFSGSRSISIAGAGGLPAGITQAVVPGSGSVPADGKTKVSFTYTLLDEYGNPSAGQGLWVNATLKRLSQPDEQESRLLKTNSLGQVMITYGPEDSVGMAIITATAAVNASVSISEDVEFTSTDPTNMLLSASPQSMPSRDVKPNSVSQIRAKVMDVRGNPVGGETVTFEIVSGSVVYDGYNQTGEPYLDGDSAVTNTNGYAVIGFHPGAFTTDPDAPNWSETATGTATVQATWGNVSRDIELTWKNYPYLSVETEVSPETVAVNDTVDVTIRLKGDGWALQPDPIDVVLCTDRSGSMLRDNPDRMHSVREAAKQFVDEMSENDQVGLVTFGRNTGGSDWINVPGESSFQSPQSYINNNYNTPKQYLGYATVDLRLTNALSTVKVGLDNIVPDSGTPMRAGLYESIKELCGAGSSTPNSDAIKAVILLSDGDYNWYGDPLARGDSSTSITYYDDCDWDYYGFSDLTDAEQNLSIYARNNNITIYSIGYADSISTDGKATLQKLAESTGGVYYDGDAANIGAVYTAIAGELKTEAGVDTELDVVFENIEVNTEVFESGADVFDYVYEDGVSTTIESWIDNETAHHELLYLYTRDDTPNWTSENPHLPFNIGTVRLGQTWETTFRLAVKMEGNINIFGPNSTITFNDGNDGTDSLTLPDTFITALPLNNTGMDFAVLNITNLVFTGAEPVDELLPVAWDLNYTGLYNVTQDVFYSNDNEYTWVKFDTLSATNETTGGASTLDVRGRPPGDYVIRVRGYAPDTEDASAKITQSVTAGATGSAYIRIQ; the protein is encoded by the coding sequence ATGAACGAGACTTCATGGGTGACAGCGGGAAGTGGGGAGACCGCGACCATCATGGCATGGGTACTGAATGTTACCCCTGATGGCGATGCCCTGGTCCCGGGGGTTGCCGTCGATTTTGCAGTGGACAGCACATACGGGAGTATCTCCCCCGCGAGCGTGGTTACGAACAGTGAAGGAAAGGCGACGACATTCTTCACCCCCGGGACGCGCAGCGGGACCGCGATAATCACGGCGACGGTGTCGTACGAGGGACTGGATGAGCCCCTGACCGGAAGCGTCGAGCAGCAGATCGATCACGCGGCAGCGAACAAGATTGCCGATCTCTGCTACGAGCCGGAGGTGACCGCCGGGGAGACGACGGAGATCGTCGTCCTGGTGGTGGACAGGTATGGAAACCCGGTGGATAACAGGAACGTAACTGAGAATGTGAACTTCATGGTGGGCTCCCCCACAGGAGGCGCGGCGTTCATTGACGGTACGGATGAGATCTCGGTGCCGGTGGACGCTGATGGGAATGCCGTCGCAACGCTCCGGGTCGATGCGGCGGCGGGGGAGAATCTTGTCTGGATCCAGCCGCCTGCGCCGATTGGATTCTCCGGGAGCCGCAGTATCTCCATCGCCGGCGCGGGGGGACTGCCGGCCGGTATCACGCAGGCGGTCGTTCCGGGCAGCGGTTCGGTTCCGGCCGACGGGAAGACGAAGGTTTCGTTCACTTACACATTGCTGGACGAATACGGGAATCCTTCCGCGGGGCAGGGTCTCTGGGTGAACGCCACGCTGAAACGGTTGAGCCAGCCTGATGAGCAGGAGAGCCGTCTCCTCAAAACCAACTCGTTGGGACAGGTGATGATCACCTATGGCCCCGAGGACTCCGTCGGCATGGCCATCATCACCGCGACGGCGGCTGTGAACGCGAGCGTGAGCATATCGGAGGACGTCGAGTTCACCAGCACCGACCCGACGAACATGCTCCTCTCCGCAAGCCCACAGTCGATGCCGAGCCGGGATGTCAAACCCAATTCCGTCTCGCAGATCCGGGCCAAGGTGATGGATGTCAGGGGGAACCCGGTCGGGGGCGAGACGGTGACGTTTGAAATCGTTTCCGGATCGGTTGTTTACGATGGATACAACCAGACCGGGGAGCCGTATCTTGATGGGGACTCTGCCGTGACCAATACGAACGGGTATGCCGTCATCGGGTTCCACCCCGGTGCGTTCACGACCGATCCGGATGCACCGAACTGGAGCGAGACCGCGACCGGAACGGCGACCGTCCAGGCGACGTGGGGCAACGTCAGCCGGGATATCGAGCTCACCTGGAAGAACTACCCCTATCTCTCGGTGGAGACGGAAGTCTCCCCCGAGACGGTGGCAGTGAACGATACGGTCGACGTCACGATCCGGCTGAAGGGTGACGGCTGGGCGCTCCAGCCGGACCCGATCGACGTGGTGCTCTGCACGGATCGATCGGGGAGTATGCTTAGGGATAATCCCGACCGGATGCACTCGGTGAGAGAGGCGGCGAAGCAGTTTGTCGATGAAATGTCCGAGAACGATCAGGTGGGCCTTGTCACCTTCGGGAGAAATACCGGCGGATCGGATTGGATTAATGTCCCTGGAGAGAGTTCATTTCAGTCTCCTCAGAGTTATATCAACAATAATTACAACACACCGAAACAATATCTCGGCTATGCAACGGTAGATCTGCGGCTCACTAATGCTCTCTCCACAGTGAAAGTAGGACTTGACAATATCGTTCCTGATTCTGGAACGCCGATGCGTGCGGGGCTATACGAATCGATAAAGGAACTATGTGGGGCCGGGAGTTCAACCCCCAATTCCGACGCCATAAAAGCGGTCATTCTCCTTTCCGATGGAGATTACAATTGGTACGGTGATCCCTTGGCCAGAGGGGATAGTTCTACTTCGATTACCTATTATGATGATTGTGACTGGGACTACTATGGATTCAGCGATCTAACGGATGCCGAACAGAACCTTTCGATCTATGCTAGAAATAACAATATCACGATCTACTCGATCGGATATGCGGACAGCATCTCCACAGATGGGAAAGCCACTCTACAGAAACTTGCCGAGTCCACAGGCGGGGTATATTATGACGGCGATGCGGCTAACATAGGTGCTGTCTATACGGCGATCGCCGGCGAACTCAAGACCGAGGCCGGCGTCGACACCGAACTGGACGTTGTCTTTGAGAACATCGAGGTGAACACCGAGGTGTTCGAGTCCGGTGCCGACGTCTTCGACTATGTCTATGAAGACGGGGTATCGACCACCATCGAAAGCTGGATCGACAACGAGACGGCGCATCATGAGCTCCTCTATCTTTATACCCGCGACGACACGCCGAACTGGACCTCGGAAAACCCGCACCTCCCCTTTAATATCGGCACCGTGCGCCTCGGCCAGACCTGGGAGACGACCTTCAGGCTTGCGGTGAAGATGGAAGGGAACATCAACATCTTCGGCCCGAATTCGACAATCACGTTCAATGACGGCAACGACGGTACCGACTCGCTGACCCTCCCCGACACCTTCATCACGGCCCTTCCCCTGAACAACACCGGGATGGACTTTGCGGTGCTCAACATCACCAACCTCGTGTTCACCGGCGCAGAGCCGGTCGATGAGCTCCTCCCGGTCGCCTGGGACCTCAACTACACCGGTCTGTACAACGTGACGCAGGATGTCTTCTATTCCAACGACAACGAGTACACCTGGGTGAAATTCGACACGCTCAGCGCCACGAATGAGACGACGGGCGGAGCATCTACGCTGGACGTGCGGGGCCGCCCGCCCGGCGACTACGTCATCAGGGTCCGTGGGTATGCACCGGACACCGAGGATGCCTCGGCAAAGATCACTCAGAGTGTAACTGCCGGGGCGACGGGAAGCGCGTACATACGTATCCAGTGA
- a CDS encoding AMP phosphorylase produces MKLTVKLLDIENRGVLLHSTDAQSMRVRDGDRVQIVDEVTGKTAQAHVDTTGSLIEPGVIGVYRPLNATLAVEEETPVEVRGAERPASLSHIKKKMDGGRFTKDETLDIVRDIVSDTLSPGEITAYVTASYINGLDMDEVEYLTRATVETGERLHFTRHPVVDKHSIGGVPGNKITLLIAPIIAASGLLIPKTSSRAITGAGGTADLMEVLAPVSFPAIEVQQMTQKVGGVIVWGGATNIAPADDKIITYEYPLRIDARGQMIASVMAKKFAVGADLVVIDIPVGRNTKIATAQEGRKLAREFIELGERLGIRVECALSYGESLVGHTIGPNLEVHEALAVLEGATEPNSLIQKSLSLAGIALEMAGKAAQGQGAQVAADILRSGKALEKMREIIEIQGGDPGVKAGDIVPGECRFDVRAPQDGYVIELNNSALVTLARLAGSPYDHGAGLEIHAKKGTRVRKGDPIFTIYADRDWRLERAIEVGRTLMPVLVEGMVLERVPPERWV; encoded by the coding sequence ATGAAACTGACAGTAAAACTGCTCGACATCGAAAACCGGGGGGTTCTCCTCCACAGCACCGACGCACAGAGCATGCGGGTCCGCGACGGCGACCGCGTCCAGATCGTCGACGAGGTGACGGGGAAGACCGCCCAGGCCCACGTCGACACCACCGGGTCGCTCATCGAGCCGGGCGTCATCGGCGTCTACCGGCCGCTGAACGCCACGCTCGCCGTCGAAGAGGAAACTCCCGTCGAGGTCCGCGGCGCCGAGAGGCCGGCATCCCTCTCGCATATCAAGAAGAAGATGGATGGCGGCCGGTTTACCAAGGACGAGACGCTGGATATCGTCAGGGATATCGTCAGCGACACCCTTTCGCCCGGGGAGATCACCGCCTACGTCACCGCCTCCTACATCAACGGCCTCGATATGGACGAGGTGGAATACCTGACGAGAGCCACGGTCGAGACCGGGGAACGCCTCCACTTCACCCGGCACCCCGTCGTCGACAAGCACTCCATCGGGGGCGTGCCGGGGAACAAGATCACCCTCCTGATCGCGCCGATCATCGCCGCGAGCGGTCTTTTGATCCCGAAGACCAGCTCCCGCGCCATCACCGGCGCCGGCGGGACCGCAGACCTCATGGAGGTTCTCGCGCCGGTCTCGTTCCCGGCGATCGAGGTGCAGCAGATGACCCAGAAGGTCGGCGGCGTCATCGTCTGGGGCGGGGCCACGAACATCGCCCCCGCCGACGACAAGATCATCACCTACGAGTACCCGCTCCGGATCGACGCCCGGGGCCAGATGATCGCGAGCGTCATGGCCAAGAAGTTCGCCGTCGGCGCCGACCTCGTGGTCATCGACATCCCGGTCGGCCGGAACACCAAGATTGCAACGGCCCAGGAGGGACGGAAACTCGCCCGGGAATTCATCGAACTCGGCGAACGGCTCGGCATACGGGTCGAGTGCGCGTTAAGCTACGGGGAGTCGCTCGTCGGCCACACCATCGGTCCGAACCTCGAGGTGCACGAGGCGCTGGCCGTCCTCGAGGGGGCGACCGAACCGAACTCCCTGATCCAGAAGAGTCTCTCGCTTGCCGGGATCGCGCTCGAGATGGCCGGGAAGGCTGCACAGGGGCAGGGGGCCCAGGTGGCCGCAGATATCCTCCGGAGCGGCAAGGCGCTTGAGAAGATGCGGGAGATCATCGAGATCCAGGGCGGCGACCCGGGGGTGAAGGCCGGGGATATCGTCCCGGGAGAGTGCCGGTTCGACGTGAGGGCGCCGCAGGACGGCTACGTCATCGAGTTGAACAACAGCGCCCTCGTCACGCTCGCCCGGCTCGCCGGCTCACCCTACGATCACGGCGCGGGGCTTGAGATCCACGCAAAGAAGGGGACCCGGGTCAGGAAAGGCGACCCCATCTTCACCATCTACGCGGACCGGGATTGGCGGCTTGAACGTGCGATCGAGGTCGGCCGGACGCTGATGCCGGTGCTTGTGGAAGGGATGGTCCTTGAGCGTGTTCCCCCGGAGCGCTGGGTGTGA
- a CDS encoding carboxypeptidase regulatory-like domain-containing protein: MKKGRLIIALLISCVLLCCTAQAITLRISVVDEKTDDALAGASLYVDGDYVGSTASDGTYSYVHSGEKDLYLKVVKTGYRNWVDYVDYDATRVQIDMLREDKTLTFELYDAGTLQPIVGAVVRVEGEDYSDSEVTGSGGSANFPVKAGELYNVEIRASGYYDLSKTVQMENSAKVVQYWLFSNNLVAIQVRDGETSTPLGGAEIYIDNARAGVTDADGRLPLHLERAKRYSFRVTAADYQPYQESRYLEVDDVLLSVDLSKSAYPVSVTVFNEATKPVEGAEVYLNGTLQGKTSQYGRFTLSDVHAGTYLIAVKASGYEDWSVTRQISGQGEDIVAELGYDRASVTIRAEDSDRKAVAEAVIVIDGQVIGVTDGQGRLNTALVTNKAYAVTAARDGYRNISVNAEIPLGTTEFTVPLVMERDFGIWVLVAGVGVVAVVLLGAVAVVRHRRAGRNQGKSRGRDSL; the protein is encoded by the coding sequence ATGAAGAAAGGTCGTCTCATCATAGCCCTTCTCATCTCCTGCGTCCTCCTCTGCTGCACAGCGCAGGCGATCACCCTGCGCATCAGTGTGGTCGACGAGAAGACCGATGACGCGCTTGCCGGTGCCTCCCTATACGTCGACGGCGACTACGTGGGAAGCACCGCATCGGACGGTACCTACTCCTACGTCCATTCCGGAGAAAAGGACCTGTACCTGAAGGTTGTCAAAACGGGCTACCGCAACTGGGTGGATTACGTCGATTACGACGCGACCCGCGTCCAGATCGATATGCTCCGGGAGGACAAGACCCTCACGTTCGAGCTCTACGATGCGGGGACTCTGCAGCCGATCGTCGGTGCCGTGGTGCGGGTCGAGGGTGAAGATTACTCCGACTCGGAGGTCACCGGCAGCGGCGGGAGCGCGAACTTCCCGGTGAAGGCGGGTGAACTCTACAACGTCGAGATCCGCGCGTCGGGCTACTACGACCTCTCAAAGACCGTGCAGATGGAAAACAGCGCCAAAGTCGTCCAGTACTGGCTCTTTTCCAATAACCTCGTGGCGATTCAGGTCCGGGATGGTGAGACTTCCACGCCCCTCGGAGGCGCGGAGATTTATATCGACAACGCGCGCGCCGGGGTGACCGACGCCGACGGCAGACTGCCGCTTCATCTGGAGCGGGCGAAGAGGTATTCGTTCAGGGTCACGGCGGCCGACTACCAGCCTTACCAGGAAAGCCGCTATCTCGAGGTGGACGATGTTCTCCTTTCGGTGGACCTCTCGAAGTCGGCATACCCTGTATCGGTAACCGTCTTCAACGAGGCGACAAAACCGGTTGAGGGGGCCGAGGTCTACCTCAACGGGACGCTGCAGGGCAAGACAAGCCAGTACGGCAGGTTCACGCTCTCCGATGTCCATGCAGGCACCTACCTGATTGCGGTGAAGGCATCCGGGTACGAGGACTGGAGCGTGACGCGCCAGATCTCCGGACAGGGGGAGGATATCGTCGCCGAACTCGGTTACGACCGGGCGAGCGTGACCATCCGCGCGGAAGATTCCGACCGGAAAGCGGTGGCCGAAGCGGTCATTGTTATCGACGGTCAGGTTATCGGGGTGACCGACGGCCAGGGACGCCTCAATACGGCGCTCGTTACGAACAAGGCGTATGCCGTCACCGCCGCTCGTGACGGCTACCGGAACATCTCGGTCAATGCCGAGATCCCGCTCGGCACGACAGAGTTCACCGTCCCGCTCGTCATGGAGCGGGACTTCGGCATCTGGGTGCTCGTGGCCGGCGTCGGGGTTGTTGCCGTGGTCCTGCTCGGGGCGGTCGCGGTCGTGCGGCACAGGCGGGCCGGGCGGAATCAGGGCAAGTCACGCGGCCGGGACAGCCTGTAG